Proteins from one Octopus bimaculoides isolate UCB-OBI-ISO-001 chromosome 19, ASM119413v2, whole genome shotgun sequence genomic window:
- the LOC106868366 gene encoding uncharacterized protein DDB_G0272718 → MNPYNPYGNPGGPPPSGAYPYNGPYYPPQPYPPPAQRPPPTIVIEEHHEGVGGAIKHAVHDMVFGHDHHHGGHHGHHVHYDHHGHHGHHGHHDHHHHDYHHHDHC, encoded by the exons ATGAATCCTTATA ATCCATATGGAAATCCAG GAGGCCCTCCACCATCCGGAGCCTACCCTTACAATGGACCATATTACCCACCCCAACCATACCCACCACCAGCTCAGAGACCACCACCAACCATTGTTATAGAA gaACATCATGAGGGTGTTGGTGGCGCCATCAAACATGCAGTACATGACATGGTGTTTGGTCATGACCATCACCATGGAGGCCACCACGGACATCATGTTCACTATGATCATCATGGTCACCATGGTCACCATGGtcatcacgaccatcatcatcacgattaCCATCACCATGACCACTGCTAA
- the LOC106868362 gene encoding importin subunit alpha-4, whose product MASDPNLKGRAHLFKNKGKDAEEMRRRRTEVTVELRKNKRDLHILKRRNVPAQDSTDSEDNEKPTTQNLQTIVQNAASNEPSVQLSAVQAARKLLSSDRNPPIDDLISSGILPILVDCLLNHENPSLQFEAAWALTNIASGTSAQTQAVVNAGAVPLFLRLLQSPHQNVCEQAVWALGNIIGDGPQCRDYVISLGAVSPLLSFISPSIPLPFLRNVAWVIVNLCRNKEPPPPPETINEILPALCNLIHHVDINVSIYLFLIFVVFPRLFSQCLFLLLSYKITLYLGNELLNYLGLFIYLLFSFSFPFQTAALRAVGNIVTGTDEQTQIVLNCDALQHFPPLLMHPKEKINKEAVWFLSNVTAGNQQQVQAVIDAGLINLIIHHLSQGDFQTQKEAAWAISNLTISGRKEQVGYVVHEGVIGPFCNLLGVKDPQVVNVVLDGINNILKMAGDDVESLCQQIEECGGSYICSTYNFFFFSLSFISQIEEDAQLVPQAAEQSYQFDPNAQIPSEGFKF is encoded by the exons AATAAAAGGGATTTACATATACTGAAACGACGGAATGTTCCTGCCCAAGATAGTACTGATTCTGAAGACAATGAAAAACCAACAACACAGAATTTACAAACAATTGTTCAAAATGCTGCCAGCAATGAACCATCAGTTCAGCTTAGTGCTGTTCAAGCTGCAAG GAAACTGCTGTCAAGTGACAGAAACCCTCCAATTGATGACTTAATATCATCTGGAATTTTACCTATTCTTGTTGACTGCCTTTTAAATCATGAAAa ccCATCACTGCAATTTGAAGCTGCATGGGCGCTGACTAATATAGCTTCTGGTACATCAGCACAAACACAGGCTGTAGTCAATGCAG gtGCTGTTCCGTTGTTTCTGAGATTATTACAATCCCCTCATCAAAATGTTTGTGAACAGGCAGTTTGGGCATTGGGTAATATAATAG gtGATGGCCCTCAGTGTCGAGACTATGTGATTAGCTTAGGTGCTGTCAGCCCTCTCTTGTCTTTCATCAGCCCCTCAATTCCTTTGCCATTTTTACGAAATGTCGCATGGGTAATAGTGAATTTATGTCGTAACAAAGAGCCTCCACCTCCACCGGAAACAATTAATGAAATTCTACCTGCCTTGTGTAATTTGATTCACCATGTAGATATTAACGTAAGTATTTACCTGTTTCTAATCTTTGTTGTCTTTCCTCGTTTGTTCAGTCAATGTCTGTT TCTACTTCTTTCATACAAAATTACTTTGTACTTAGGAAATGAATTATTGAATTActtaggtttatttatttatttattgttttctttttcctttcccttcCAGACTGCAGCTCTTCGTGCTGTTGGTAACATTGTTACTGGCACTGATGAACAGACACAAATTGTCCTCAATTGTGATGCACTGCAGCACTTCCCTCCTCTATTGATGCATCCCAAAGAGAAAATCAACAag GAAGCTGTGTGGTTTTTATCAAATGTCACAGCAGGAAATCAACAACAAGTGCAGGCAGTTATTGATGCAGGCTTAATTAACTTGATTATTCACCACTTATCACAA ggTGATTTTCAGACACAGAAAGAAGCAGCTTGGGCAATTAGTAATCTTACTATTAGTGGCAGAAAGGaacag gtTGGCTATGTTGTTCATGAAGGAGTGATTGGCCCCTTCTGTAATTTACTGGGAGTTAAAGATCCACaagttgttaatgttgttttagaTGGCATTAACAACATATTGAAGATGGCTGGTGATGATGTTGAATCTTTATGCCAGCAAATAGAAGAATGTGGTGGTTCGTATATTTGCTCTACTTA taattttttttttttttctctttcttttatttcacagATTGAAGAAGATGCTCAGTTGGTGCCTCAAGCTGCAGAACAGAGTTATCAATTTGATCCCAATGCTCAAATCCCCTCTGAAGGTTTCAAGTTTTGA